The genomic DNA CCGCGCCCTGGCCGCGCTGGAACGCGCCGGCGTGGTGAGCGGCCTGATCACCCAGAACGTGGACCTGCTGCACACCAAGGCCGGTAGCGCCAACGTCGTGAACCTGCACGGCACCTACGCCCAGGTGATCTGCCTGGCCTGCGATTTCACCATGACCCGCGCGCAGCTGGCCGAGGAGTTGGAGGCGCTGAACCCGGGCTTCATCGAGCGCGCCGAGGCGCTCGGCGGGATCGCGGTGGCTCCCGACGCCGACGCCACGGTCACCGACACCTCGAGCTTCCGCTACCTGGACTGCCCGCGGTGCTCGGGCATGCTCAAACCCGACATCGTCTACTTCGGCGAGAGTGTTCCGAAAGAGCGCGTCGCACAGGCATATTCGATGGTGGACGCCGCCGACGTGCTGCTGGTCGCCGGCTCGTCACTGACGGTGTTCTCTGGCTATCGCTTCGTCCGCCACGCCGCGGCCGCCGGCATGCCGGTGGCCATCATCAACCGGGGCCCCACCCGCGGTGATGAGCAGGCAGCGGTCAAGATCAACAGCGGCTGCTCGGAGATGCTGGTGCTGCTCACCGACGAGCTGGGTGCGGTTCCGGCGCGCTCGTGACCTCCAGCGCCCTGACGGCGTGGACGAAGTTGCCCGGGACATAGGCGGGCTCGCCGACCTCGATGCCGGGCAGGGTGGTCAGCAGTTCGGTGAACAGCGCCCGCAGCTGAGCCCGCGCCACGTGTGCGCCGAGGCAGAAGTGCCGGCCGCCGCCACCGAAGCCCAGGTGCGGGTTGGGATGCCGGGCGACGTCGAAGCGCTCCGGTGATTCGAACACCTCGGTGTCCCAGTTGCCCGAGGAGTAGAACATCACCACCTTCTCCCCCGCCCGCACCGTCTGCCCAGCGAGCTCGACGTCCGTGGCTGCGGTGCGGCGGAAGGTCATCACCGGCGAGGCCCAGCGGATGAACTCTTCGACCGCGGGCCCGATGCGCGTCTCGAGATCGTCCAGCAGCCAGGCGCGCTGGTCGGCGTTGTCGGTCAGGGCCTTGACGGCATGGCTGGTGGTCTGGCGGGTGGTGTCGTTACCGGCCACCGCCAAAAGCACGAAGAACGCCGACACCTCGGCATCGGTGAGCCGGTCGCCGTCGACCTCGGCGTGCACCAGGCTGCTGATCAGGTCGTCACCGGGCTCGGCCCGGCGGTGGGCGGCCAGCGCACCCGCGACCTGGTGCAGATACATCTGGTTCTCCAGCAGCACCTCCAGCGGGTTGCGGCCGGCCAGGTACACCGGGTCGGCCCAGGACACCAGCGCGTCGGCGGCACGGGCCACCTGCTGGCGTTCGGAGGTGGGGATGCCCACCATGTCCGAGAGGGTGCGGATGGGCAGCTCCTTGGCGCAGTGCTCGACGAAATCGGCCCCCTTGCCTGCCGCGGCGAGCTCGGCCACGATGTCGGCGGCGTTGGCCTTGATGGAGTCTTCGATGCGGCGGACCTGGCGCGGGGTGAAGGCCGCGTGCACCACCTTGCGAATCATGGTGTGCCGCGGCGGATCCATCGCCAGGAACGACTGCGAGGCTTCCAGCAGCTCCTCGGGGATGTTCTCGAAGAGCACCCCCTTGCCCGACAGGAACACCTCGCTGTTGCGGCTGACGGCAACGATGTCGGCGTGCCGGGTCACGGCCCAGTAGCCACGATCGGCCGGGTCGTGCATCAGGGCGTCCTCGACGGGCGGGTGCCAACTGACCGGACACCGGGCCCGCAGTTCGGCGAACGACCGTTCCCGATCCGCTGCGGTGGTGGACCAGAACGCCCGCGACGACAGGTCGATCGGGTCGTATGCGCGGGCGGGATCAGATGTGATCGACGGCACAGTCATGCCGGTGACGATAAGTCTAGACACTGTGTCTAGTCAACCTGGTGCGTATCCTTCACTGATGCCGTCGGTCACCCGTAAGCCGCAGGCCAAACGCCAGCAGCGGCGCGAGCAGATCGAGCGGGACCTGCTGGCCGCCACCGAGCGATTGGTCAACGAGGGCGCCAGCTTCACCGAGCTGAGCGTCGATCGACTGGCCGGCGAAGCCGGGATCTCGCGGGCCAGCTTCTACATCTACTTCGAGGACAAAGGTCATCTGCTGCGCCGGCTGGCCGGACAGGTGTTCGGTGACCTCGCTGCGGGCGCCTCGAGATGGTGGTCGGTGGCCGCCCGCCGTGATCCCGCCGATGTGCGCGCCGCCATGACGGCCGTGGTGTCCCAGTACCGCCGGCATCAGCCGCTGCTGGTCGCGCTGAGCGAGATGGCCGGTTACGACCCGCAGGTGTCGGCCACCTACCGCGAACTCCTGACCGAGATCGCCGGACAGGTCATCAGGGTGATCGAGGAGGGGCAGGCCGCAGGCACCATCCGCCCCGAGCTCCCCCCGGAGGCCACCGCCACCTCGTTGACCTGGATGGTGGAACGCTCGTGTCAGCAGAACCTGCCGGGACGGCCCCCGGAGTACGACGCGGAGCTGGCCGAAGCGCTGACGCAGATCGTCTGGGCCGCACTGTATCTCACGCCCGCTTAGCAGGCCACCAGGTCGTCGGCATGCACAGCGGGGCGGCGCATGTCGGCCGGGAGATCCGAGGTGGAGCGGCCCATCATGGTCGCCAGTTCGGCCGCGTCGTAGGCCACGACTCCGCGGGCCACCACGCCGCCGTCCGGGCCTTTGAGTTCGATGACGTCGCCGCCGACGAAACGTCCTGCCAGCGAAGTGATCCCGGCCGGCAGCAGCGAGCGCCTGCGTTCGGTCACCGCGCGCACCGCGCCGTCGTCGAGGGTGACACTGCCTGCAGCCTCGGCGGCGTAGCGCACCCAGAACCGCCGCGAAGACATCCGGGTGGGCCGCGGCGCGAACACCGTGCCCACCGACCCTTCACCCAGTGCATCGGCGGCATCGCCGGCGGCGGCCAATAGCACCGGCACCCCGGCGTCCGCGGCCAGCAGCGCCGAGGACAATTTCGACGCCATGCCGCCGGTGCCGAGATGGCTTCCGCGACCGGCGATCACGCCGTCCAGGTCGTCGGGACCCGACACCTCGGGGATGAAGCGCGCATCAGATTTGCGGGGATCGGAATCGTAGAGACCGTTGATGTCGGACAACAACACCAGGGCGTCGGCGCCGATCAGATGGGCCACCAGGGCCGAAAGCCGGTCGTTGTCGCCGAAACGGATCTCGTTGGTGGCCACCGTGTCGTTCTCGTTGACGATGGCCACCGCGTGCAGGGAACGCAGCCGGTCCAGGGTGCGCTGGGCGTTGGTGTGCTGCACGCGCATCGAGATGTCATGGGCGGTCAGCAGCACCTGGCCGACGGTGCGCTGGTACTTGCCGAACGCCGCGCTCCAGGAGTTCACCAACGCCACCTGCCCCACGCTGGCGGCCGCCTGCTTGGTGGCCAGATCCGTGGGGCGCCTGGACAATCCGAGTGGTTCGATGCCTGCGGCGATGGCGCCGGAGGACACGATCACCACATCGGAGCCGGCCTTCATCCGCCGCTCGATGGCATCGACGAGATATTGCAGCCGGCTGGCATCGAACACCCCGGTAGGCGTGGTCAACGCAGTGGTGCCGATCTTGACGACGATGCTGCGTGCGGTACGGATGGCGTCGCGGTGGACGCTCACTCCGGCTCACCGGTTTGTCTGCGCGCCTTGCGGGCCGCCTTGCGCTCGTCGGCACCCACCCGGTCACTGCGCTCGAGCCGGACGTCGGTGCCGCGGCCGGTCGGGACCACGTCGACGCCGGCGGGTGTCTGGGGCTCCCAGTCGAAGGTCATGTCGCCGATGGTGACAGCACAACCCGGGCGTGCGCCCAGCTTGAACAGTTCGTCTTCGACGCCGAGGCGCGCCAACCGGTCACCGAGGTAGCCGACGGCTTCGTCGTTGTCGAAGTTGGTCTGGGCGATCCAGCGCTCGGGGCGCACACCACGCACCACAAAGCCGCCGTCACCGTCTGGGTGTACCGAGAATGCCTTCTCGTTGACGGGGATGGGCCGGATGACCGGCCGCCGCGGAGCCAGCACCGGCTGCGCAGCACGGTAGGCCGACACCAGATCCCAGAGAGCGAAGGTCAAGGGCCGCAACCCGATCCGCGCCACGGTCGATACCTCGAAGACCGGCCAACCGCGGGCGGCGATGTCGTCTCGGACGAAGTCGGCGAGTTCCAAGGCATCGGGGACATCGATCTTGTTGAGCACCACCGCCCGGGGCCGCTCGGTCAGATCGCCC from Mycolicibacterium tokaiense includes the following:
- a CDS encoding NAD-dependent protein deacetylase; the protein is MEAPELVALLAERRVAVLTGAGMSTDSGIPDYRGPDSPPSNPMTIRQFTSDPEFRQRYWARNHVGWRHMAETLPNAGHRALAALERAGVVSGLITQNVDLLHTKAGSANVVNLHGTYAQVICLACDFTMTRAQLAEELEALNPGFIERAEALGGIAVAPDADATVTDTSSFRYLDCPRCSGMLKPDIVYFGESVPKERVAQAYSMVDAADVLLVAGSSLTVFSGYRFVRHAAAAGMPVAIINRGPTRGDEQAAVKINSGCSEMLVLLTDELGAVPARS
- a CDS encoding cytochrome P450, with product MTVPSITSDPARAYDPIDLSSRAFWSTTAADRERSFAELRARCPVSWHPPVEDALMHDPADRGYWAVTRHADIVAVSRNSEVFLSGKGVLFENIPEELLEASQSFLAMDPPRHTMIRKVVHAAFTPRQVRRIEDSIKANAADIVAELAAAGKGADFVEHCAKELPIRTLSDMVGIPTSERQQVARAADALVSWADPVYLAGRNPLEVLLENQMYLHQVAGALAAHRRAEPGDDLISSLVHAEVDGDRLTDAEVSAFFVLLAVAGNDTTRQTTSHAVKALTDNADQRAWLLDDLETRIGPAVEEFIRWASPVMTFRRTAATDVELAGQTVRAGEKVVMFYSSGNWDTEVFESPERFDVARHPNPHLGFGGGGRHFCLGAHVARAQLRALFTELLTTLPGIEVGEPAYVPGNFVHAVRALEVTSAPEPHPARR
- a CDS encoding TetR/AcrR family transcriptional regulator; protein product: MPSVTRKPQAKRQQRREQIERDLLAATERLVNEGASFTELSVDRLAGEAGISRASFYIYFEDKGHLLRRLAGQVFGDLAAGASRWWSVAARRDPADVRAAMTAVVSQYRRHQPLLVALSEMAGYDPQVSATYRELLTEIAGQVIRVIEEGQAAGTIRPELPPEATATSLTWMVERSCQQNLPGRPPEYDAELAEALTQIVWAALYLTPA
- the proB gene encoding glutamate 5-kinase, with translation MSVHRDAIRTARSIVVKIGTTALTTPTGVFDASRLQYLVDAIERRMKAGSDVVIVSSGAIAAGIEPLGLSRRPTDLATKQAAASVGQVALVNSWSAAFGKYQRTVGQVLLTAHDISMRVQHTNAQRTLDRLRSLHAVAIVNENDTVATNEIRFGDNDRLSALVAHLIGADALVLLSDINGLYDSDPRKSDARFIPEVSGPDDLDGVIAGRGSHLGTGGMASKLSSALLAADAGVPVLLAAAGDAADALGEGSVGTVFAPRPTRMSSRRFWVRYAAEAAGSVTLDDGAVRAVTERRRSLLPAGITSLAGRFVGGDVIELKGPDGGVVARGVVAYDAAELATMMGRSTSDLPADMRRPAVHADDLVAC